The Acidimicrobiales bacterium sequence CGACGCTCGACGTGCTGTCCGGCGGCCGGGTGGATGTGGTGGTCGGGGTCGGAGGTCGCGACCAGGATTATCGGGCGGCCGAACGATCGTTCGCGAAGCGCCATCAACGCCTGGACGATCAGGTCGCCGAGCTCCGGCGGCTCTGGTCCGGCGGCGAGATAGGGGAAGGCGACCCGCCGATCGGGCCGGCGTGTGTCCAGCCGGGCGGGCCCCCGATCCATGCCGGCGCGCTCGGACCGTTGTCGATGGCCCGGGCCGCGCAGTGGGCGGCCGGCAACATGGGTTTCACGCTCGGGCCCAACACCGAGGACCACGCGGCGACCTTCGGCGCCGTGCGCGACGCGTGGACCGCCGCGGGACGCACAGAACCCCCGCGTCTGAGCACGAGCTTCTTCTACAGCCTCGATCCGAACGCCGAGCAGGTGCTGCACGACTACGCCTACCGATACCTGCAGGTCTTCGGCCACGAGGCCGCCGAGATGATGGCGGCGATGACCACGGCGGCCGGCCCGCGTGCCGTGGCGGACGCACTCGACCGGCTCGAAGCAGCCGGCTGCGACGAGGTCTACCTCGTCCCCACCACCACGAATCCGGCCCACGTCGAGCAGGTCGCGAGTCTTCGGGGATGACGGAGGACCGCCCGAACCCCGTCGACCCGAGCGTTGTCGACCCCGACGTCCTCGCCGGATGGATGGACGACCGCGGCCTGGGCGACGGGCCACTGGAGGACCTCACCCCGCTCGCCGGCGGAACCCAGAACCTGCTTCTGCGGTTCGTTCGCGCGGGGCGTACGTTCGTGCTGCGTCGTCCCCCCGAACACAAGCGCAAGAACAGTGACGAGACGATGCGGCGCGAGGCGCGGGTGCTCGCCGCGCTGGCCGGGTCCGACGTGCCGCACCCGGGTCTGATCGCGGCCGAGTCGGATGTCGACGTCCTCGGTGCCGCGTTCTACCTGATGGAGCCGGTGGACGGCTTCACGCCGACGGCCGGCCTGCCCCCGTATCACGCCGGCGATCCGGCGGTCCGGCGGGCGATGGGATTCTCCTTGGCCGACGCAGCCGCCGCGTTGGGGCGCGTCGACCATGCCGCGGTCGGCCTCGACGGGTTCGGCAAGCCCGAGGGCTACCTCGAGCGGCAGGTGCCTCGTTGGCGCTCCCAGCTCGACTCCTACGCCGAGCTGGGCGGCGCCTGGGTGCCCGACATCCCCGGCCTCGACGCGGTCGGGGAGTGGCTCGATGCCAACCGACCGGCGACGTTCGAGCCCGGCGTGATCCACGGCGACTACCACCTCGGCAACGTGATGTACCGCCACGACGCACCGGACCTGGCGGCGGTGGTGGATTGGGAGCTCGCGACGATCGGCGACCCCTTGATCGACCTCGGCCTGATCGTCGCCTTCTGGCCGGAGGAAGGGCGCCCGGCCACGGCGGTGAGCGTGACGCCGTGGGAT is a genomic window containing:
- a CDS encoding LLM class flavin-dependent oxidoreductase; protein product: MTLPTMASGLDRALTNEWCAAIDEGPFRSLAIGERIAFDNLELHTTLSYAAARTERVRLAPTLVILPMHPVALMAKKLATLDVLSGGRVDVVVGVGGRDQDYRAAERSFAKRHQRLDDQVAELRRLWSGGEIGEGDPPIGPACVQPGGPPIHAGALGPLSMARAAQWAAGNMGFTLGPNTEDHAATFGAVRDAWTAAGRTEPPRLSTSFFYSLDPNAEQVLHDYAYRYLQVFGHEAAEMMAAMTTAAGPRAVADALDRLEAAGCDEVYLVPTTTNPAHVEQVASLRG
- a CDS encoding phosphotransferase family protein translates to MTEDRPNPVDPSVVDPDVLAGWMDDRGLGDGPLEDLTPLAGGTQNLLLRFVRAGRTFVLRRPPEHKRKNSDETMRREARVLAALAGSDVPHPGLIAAESDVDVLGAAFYLMEPVDGFTPTAGLPPYHAGDPAVRRAMGFSLADAAAALGRVDHAAVGLDGFGKPEGYLERQVPRWRSQLDSYAELGGAWVPDIPGLDAVGEWLDANRPATFEPGVIHGDYHLGNVMYRHDAPDLAAVVDWELATIGDPLIDLGLIVAFWPEEGRPATAVSVTPWDGFPTVDEMVARYGEGSSRDLSAVNWYGVLACYKTGIILEGTHARAMAGKAPEAVGDMLHATTVGLFEKAQVIIGRS